A window of the Lactuca sativa cultivar Salinas chromosome 5, Lsat_Salinas_v11, whole genome shotgun sequence genome harbors these coding sequences:
- the LOC111907261 gene encoding protein PLASTID TRANSCRIPTIONALLY ACTIVE 16, chloroplastic, translating into MAPALSSNSFLLATTPHTSLASLKNPRRLIVCAKKSDVSSAGEGETENRFRFNFDFGKVSDMKSLIPVVSNPSSSGSLFGRRKDPNTVFVAGATGQAGISIAQTLLREGFSVRAGVPELSAAQDLARLAVNYKVISLEESKRLNAVESTFQDPEAIAKAIGNASKAVVTIGPFENGPTTEVTTSEALEFIQAAQLAGVSHVAIIYDTAPESTSTNNVLDGISSFFNNLFTKSQPLTLKEFLDGLIATDVKYTLIKTKLTDDYSLESSYNVVVNAEGITAENDYKVSKSRIASLIADVFSNTEVAENKVVEVATSPNAAAKSVSELFSAIPEDGRRKAYAEAKAKAEEVEEKEVKKLEAKEEAATATPSLAEDVQEKATTAARKSFTELMDRFKSVTQEPEKEEKEEETSEDQNGAPGLAMSWDKLSSGFASAVKKNNIQLPKVQIATVRGQAKARALAPKQAVVKKAAARKEPRVQPKEPKAEKRKIFGGVFQQETIYVDD; encoded by the exons ATGGCTCCGGCTCTTAGCTCTAACTCATTTCTCCTTGCCACTACACCTCACACCAGTCTCGCTTCACTCAAAAACCCTAGGAGATTAATCGTATGTGCGAAGAAATCCGATGTATCTTCTGCCGGAGAAGGTGAAACCGAGAATCGATTTCGGTTCAATTTCGACTTCGGGAAGGTTTCCGATATGAAATCGTTGATTCCAGTTGTGAGTAATCCGTCATCCTCGGGTTCTTTGTTTGGTAGACGTAAGGATCCGAATACGGTGTTTGTTGCTGGAGCTACTGGACAGGCCGGAATTAGCATTGCTCAGACTCTGCTCCGGGAAGGTTTTAGTGTTAGGGCTGGCGTGCCGGAGCTCAGCGCTGCCCAGGATTTGGCTCGTTTGGCCGTAAATTACAAG GTCATCTCCTTAGAAGAATCCAAACGTCTGAATGCAGTCGAATCCACCTTCCAAGACCCTGAAGCCATAGCAAAGGCAATTGGGAACGCCAGCAAAGCTGTAGTCACAATCGGTCCATTTGAAAACGGTCCAACAACAGAGGTCACCACATCAGAAGCTCTTGAATTCATTCAAGCTGCACAATTAGCCGGTGTCAGCCATGTGGCCATAATTTACGACACTGCCCCTGAATCCACCTCAACAAACAACGTATTAGACGGGATCTCATCCTTTTTCAACAATCTTTTCACAAAATCACAGCCGTTGACATTGAAAGAGTTTCTAGATGGTTTGATTGCAACCGATGTGAAGTACACCCTGATCAAGACCAAACTAACCGATGATTATAGTTTGGAGAGTTCATACAATGTTGTTGTGAATGCCGAAGGGATCACTGCAGAAAACGACTACAAa GTATCGAAGTCACGGATTGCATCGTTGATAGCAGATGTCTTTTCCAACACAGAAGTAGCAGAAAATAAG GTTGTGGAAGTGGCTACAAGTCCCAATGCAGCTGCGAAGTCGGTGAGTGAACTTTTCAG TGCAATTCCGGAGGATGGTAGACGAAAAGCTTATGCAGAAGCAAAAGCAAAAGCGGAGGAAGTTGAAGAAAAAGAGGTGAAAAAATTGGAAGCAAAAGAGGAGGCTGCAACTGCAACACCGAGTTTAGCAGAAGATGTTCAAGAGAAGGCGACAACAGCAGCCCGAAAATCATTCACAGAACTCATGGATCGATTCAAATCCGTGACCCAGGAacctgaaaaagaagaaaaagaagaagaaacctCGGAGGATCAAAATGGTGCACCAGGGTTAGCCATGTCATGGGATAAACTGAGCTCAGGGTTCGCATCAGCGGTTAAGAAGAACAACATTCAGCTACCAAAAGTGCAGATTGCAACAGTTAGAGGACAAGCCAAGGCTCGGGCTTTGGCTCCAAAACAAGCCGTGGTTAAGAAAGCTGCGGCTAGAAAGGAGCCACGGGTGCAGCCTAaagagccgaaagctgaaaaAAGGAAGATCTTTGGGGGCGTGTTTCAGCAGGAGACCATTTATGTTGATGACTGA
- the LOC111907231 gene encoding uncharacterized protein LOC111907231: protein MARLIRETFNAKNSSVRWYVMADDDTIFFLENLVNMLKKYDYEGYYYIGVNSESIISNSLFSFNMGFGGAGFALSYPLAEALAKNLDVCLNKYGKLHGSDHILQSCVSDFGVSLTQEKGFHQIDMHGDISGLLSAHPQTPLVSLHHLDAVEPLFPAMNRQQSLNHLMTSAKIDQSRILQQSIGYHHPKNWSFSLSWGYSVHIYEKTLPSSFLQVPLQTFGEWQKGAKPAFMMNTRGLSSDPCEIPHVFYFHSVEESGGGWRREVVKTYVRRLPRRLSPCLANGNHSADYLDMIHVISPVKRHVTEGSRRECCDIIQVEKGNSTTIKLRPCMKYELIG from the exons ATGGCACGATTGATCCGTGAAACATTTAATGCAAAGAACAGTAGTGTCAGGTGGTATGTGATGGCAGATGATGATACCATTTTCTTTTTGGAGAACTTGGTGAATATGTTAAAGAAATATGATTATGAGGGTTACTATTATATCGGTGTGAATTCAGAAAGTATCATATCTAATAGTTTATTTTCGTTCAATATGGGTTTTGGTGGTGCGGGATTTGCTTTAAGTTACCCTCTAGCTGAGGCGTTGGCTAAGAACTTAGATGTTTGTTTAAATAAGTACGGAAAACTTCATGGGAGTGATCATATTTTGCAATCTTGTGTGTCTGATTTTGGGGTTTCACTTACTCAAGAAAAAGGTTTTCATCAG ATCGATATGCATGGGGACATATCAGGCCTTCTTTCGGCACACCCACAAACTCCATTGGTGTCCCTCCACCACCTTGATGCCGTAGAGCCGCTCTTCCCCGCCATGAACCGCCAACAATCCCTAAACCATTTGATGACATCAGCAAAAATCGACCAGTCAAGGATACTCCAACAAAGCATTGGTTACCATCACCCAAAAAATTGGAGCTTCTCTTTGTCGTGGGGCTACTCTGTGCATATTTACGAGAAAACCCTCCCATCAAGTTTTTTACAGGTACCACTTCAGACATTTGGGGAGTGGCAAAAAGGAGCTAAGCCTGCTTTCATGATGAACACTAGAGGTCTTAGCAGTGACCCGTGTGAAATCCCTCATGTTTTTTACTTTCATTCCGTGGAGGAATCTGGTGGAGGATGGCGGAGGGAGGTGGTGAAAACCTATGTTAGGAGACTGCCTCGGCGGTTGTCGCCTTGCTTGGCGAATGGGAATCACTCTGCGGATTATTTGGATATGATTCACGTGATCTCGCCAGTGAAGAGACATGTTACA GAAGGAAGCAGAAGAGAATGTTGTGACATAATACAAGTGGAAAAAGGGAATTCTACAACGATCAAGCTTAGACCTTGCATGAAATATGAACTGATTGGTTGA